Part of the Halobacteriovoraceae bacterium genome is shown below.
ATTTTTGCAGGATTTTTATTGGTTTCTGGAAGAATAGCAGATTCCTACCAAACAAAAAAAGTTCTCTTATTTGCTTGTGGTTTGTTTTTAATTTCATGTATAGGTTCGACATTTGCAATCATCAATAAGTCATGGGTGTTTTTTCTCTGTTTCCAATCTATACAAGCACTAAGCGATGCTTTTTTTGTTCCGGTTATTTTGAAATTAATCAGAACAAATACTCCTAAAGAAAAACTTGGTACATCGATGGGTATATTTGTGTCTGCTCTAACAGTTGGAGGGATTCTAGGCCCAATTATTGGAGGTTTTCTTGCGGATTTTAATTTTTGGAAATATTGTTTTGTGATATTATTTATTTTCTGTTTTATGGGGTCATTTTTTTCTCAGAAATATTTAAAATCTGATTTAATGCTTGAGAAAAAACCAATCTTTATTAACTTAATAAGTTCATTTTTTCTTGTATTTGGAATTATCCTTATACAGTTTTATTCTAAAACAAATTCTAAACTTTTCCTCCTAGGGTCAATTCTGTCATTTTTAATATTGATTATCGTTGAATTAACCTTGAATAAGTCTCAAAAACTTATATCGACAAAACTTTTCTCATATCGAGAATTTAGTAATGCAAGTTTACAAGCTTTTTTCCTAGGTATTTTTTCGAATTTTACCATCTTAGTGCTACCAGGATATTTGAGAGAAATTTATGGAATTGAGCCACTCTATATATCACTTGGTCTCACTTTAGAATCAGTTGTAGTTTTTTTCATGGGAACTTATGCGGGAAAACTTGGCGACACAAAACAAAATCTTACCTTTACGATTGGTTACACCCTGCTTGTTGCATCAACTTTTATTTTTCTTCTTCCACTAAGTCTTTTTTCAGGAATGAGTACTCTAATTTTTTATTTAATCCTCGGGTTAAGCACGGCCTTCCTTTCTCCTGTTTTAAACAAAATGGCATTGGGTTCTATTCCTGAACAAAACTCAGGAGAGGCGGCCGGTGTATTTCATTTTGTAAAGTTTCTCTCTGGTGCGTTTGCTTCAGGTTTAATCATTAAAATCTTTGAACTTTTAAGTGAAATTAAAAGTATATCGAACTTATTCATAACATCTCTGACATTGGTTGTTGTTTGTATAATACTCTATTGCATAGGTCTAATTAAAGAAGAACAATCGATATGTTCTGATCTTTGATTGAAAAGATTGAGCGATTTGTTTACGTTAATTTTTTCGAAGCGAAACATGCAAATAAATTCAAATTTTAATGATTTCATTGCCTTTTCTGTCACTCTGATTTTATAATTAAGAATATTTCACGAGTGTAGTTTCAGGATTGCAAATGAAGAAAAAAGTAATTCATTTAATCATCATTTTTTTAATCTCAGGAATAAATAACGCAAAATGTATCGACGAGCATCACAAAGGAGAATTGAAATCTAATGTGGGTAAGGATCTAGATGAAAATCTACGAGAGGCGAATATTTATACTTCTCTATTTGGTCTAGGTTTAGGGAGAAAAGTGTTAACAGGTGAGTTTTCTCTTAGGGGCGGGACTTATATGTTTTTCGATATTCTAGGTTATGGACTTTTAATTGCTGCACTTGCTTCAGATGAAGGCATTAAGTTTGATGCTGGAGACGGAACTTTTACTGTTTTGGGTTGGTTGCTATCTAGTCCCAGTATTCCGATTTTAGTTCTGAGCAGGATTTCTCAATTTATGGACAATTACCATATTTATAAGTCAATGAAATACAAAAAGAGTACTCTATCTGTTGTGCCTATAAATTATAATAATAAAATCAGTCCAGTTCTTTTATTCTCGTATAGATTCTGAAAATTTTGTCTCGTTTATCTGTTTTTTCATAAACTCTTAAATTTCTTTAATAAATTAACCGTAAAGTTTCAAGCACTAAATACTTTTCAATATTTGTTTCATGGCCTTATGACTTGAATTAAATGCGGAAATAATGGAACCGCCTTTTTTTCCTGCACTCAAATCACCTATTAAAAATAGTCCTGGAACACTCGTTTCATACCCATCGGTTAAGATTGGATTTTTACCATCAAAATCTATTCCACAACTTTTAAGAAAATTCTCAGGAGTGCTACCACCAAGTGCATATACAACATTTGAATATGTACGTTTCTCACCACTTGTAAAATATACTTTTACTTTTTCACCTTCTTCTTCGAGGGAATTGATATCTGTTTTTCTAAGAACAAGAGCTTTTTCTTGCTTTTCTAGTTCAAGTAAACTCTCAAGATTGATTGAATTCATTCGAGAAAAATCACTCTTTCTGTAGCTTAATGAGACTTTATTATTTTTTTGAACAAGATATTGGACATATTCACTCGCACTATCTCCTCCGCCTACAACAAGAACTTCAGATTGAGATATATCTTGAGAAGTTATATCAAAATGAACTTTATCTTTTAAATTCGTAGGGATGCTGTAATTGGGTTTATTAGGTCTTCCAAAAATACCTATCGCAATGGCGCAAGTTTTAGCAGTGTATTGTCCTTTATCTGATTCTATATAAAATGTTCCATCATCATTTTGATGAATTTTATGTACACGTTCTTGATAATGGACATTAATTTCATTTGTTTCGATGGCCTGATCAAGGAGAGAAAGAGTTTCTTGCTTCGTGGAATCCATTAAGCACATGACTCCTTCACAGATAACACTCTTCCCCTTATAGTTTGCAGTTACTGCTTTATTATCAGGGTAAAATTTGCGGATGCTAAAGGAGTGTTCTTGTGTGGCCTCTAAGATTACTATTTTCTTGCGATTCACACCTCCCGCGATGGCCTCAACAGCTAATGAGATGCCAGCTGGACCTGCTCCAATAATTAGAAGTTCGTAGTTCACTTTCTTCTCCTTTGTGGGTGGGAAACACATCATATGAATTTCTACTTATTATGAATAGTAAATTTGTAGTGATAATTCAGATAAAAATGCAAATTCAGACTTTAGTCACGCTAGGGAAATTTATACTATCATATTTTTGTGAAATAATTATTGCTATAATTATGAGATATAAACTGTATAGAGATCTGAAATGTTACATAAAAGTACAAAAAAATTTCTCTCTAAGGAAGTTTCAAAATGGGAAATGGACGGAATTATATCCAAAGAAACTAGGTCTATATTAGATACAAGATATGAGGTCTCTGCTTTAAGTGTTCATCTATTTATAAAATATTTCTCATATATTGGGGGTATAATTTTAATATTTGGAATCTTGGGGTTTGTGGGATCTATTTCAAATAATCAAATATATACTTGTTTAATACTTATTGCCTCTTTTTTAATGTTTTACTGGTACGGAAATTCGTTATCGAGATCTTTGTCTTTACAACACAATTATACAGCTAATATTTTACTGAGTGTTTCACTTTTTTTATTCACAATTTTTCTTATCATGTTTTTCAAGATTCTTGGATTTACTGATGAGAATATTTTACTAACTGCAGGCCCTTTTGTATTATCACTGGCATTTTATTATACGTATCGCAATTATAATAAATTTTTGTTAAAACTCACACTCATTTCAATGTTCCAATGGGTTGGAAGTAGTTTTAGTATGTCTGGAAGATCAAGTTATAATTTCCATATTTCAGATACAAAAAGTATGATTATATTTTCTTGTTTTATTTTAGTATTTAGTTTTTTTCATAATAAGTTTTTAAAAAAATTTGATAGATTCAACACTGTCTATATTTCAATATCATTATTATATTTAAATATGTGTTTTTTGATTGAGACAATTCATAAGAGCATATATTGGGTTATTGCTTTTTTAATTATTAGTTTTGTTCAAATTCTAGTTGGTTCGAAATTAAAAAATAATCTTATTCTTGGATTTGGGATAACTTTTTTATGCCTCAATATTTATACTCGCTACTTTGAATCTCATTGGGATAATTTGTCAAAAAGTTTATTTTTTATCATTGGAGGAATTTCTTTATTTTTAATTGGGTTAATTCTTGAGTTCCTTTATGCAAAATATAGAATCGGTATAAAAAATGAATCAAACTTCTCAAAATAAGCAAATTTTAAATGAGCTCTATTTCCTCAGAGATCATCAGATCATTAATGAAAATCAATTCAATTTATTATGTGATCGATATCCATCAAGTCAGTGGAATTTAATTATTCTTATCCGCTGGTTCACGATCCTTGGAGTACTCTCCTTTTTAGGTGGAATGATACTCCTCTTGAGTGATCATCTAATGTTATTTTTAAGCAAGATAAATTTGGAACATCTCATTTTAGGTGTGCTTATTTTCTTTTTTCTAATCTTCACAATTTCGGGAAGATATTTAACAATTAAAGGCCGGTATACTAAAAGTGGTGCTTCACTAGAGTTATTGGGTATGTTGAGTCTAGAATGTACCTTTTTTTCATTGGGAAATATGTCCAATAAATACATATTAGATGACTGGCCATCATATTTGGGTGTATCAACTATTGTCTTAACTGCTTTTAGCTATTTTTTTAAAAATCGACTTATACTTATTGCAAGTTGTGTGAATTTTTTTATTTGGTTTGGAGGCTCTACAGGTTATATGTCAGGATGGGGAGCATACTGGATTGGAATGAATTATCCCTTACGTTTTCTTTTCGCCGGTCTTTTAATATGGGCACTTGGTTATATCCATTATAAAGACTATTCTCCTTTGCTTGAGAGATTTAGGCCCTTTTGTCGTGTCTATTTTCATTTTTCACTTTTAATAATTCATTTGGCGTTTTGGTTTCTATCTCTTTTTGGAAACTATGAATGGGACGTTAGATTTAGTGATTCATTGGGAGAAAGAATTCTTTTTACTTTTCTATGGTTCCTGGTTGCTTTGATGAGTATTTATCTTGGAACTAGAAAAAATTATCGTGTAGCAAAATCGTATGGTTTAGTTTTTGCTATTATCAATATTTACACAGCGTATGCACAATTTGTAATCTATTACACTTCGGGAGTCTCATTTTTGCATTTTCTTGTTATTGGATCAACATTACTAGCAATTGGAATAAAGTACGAAAAAATACTCAGCTCAATCGAAAATAAAATAGGTTCTTAAAGGGAGTGTTCGGTGTGTTCCACCATGAAGGCCTAAGATTGGTTGCGGGGGCCGGATTCGAACCGACGACCTTCGGGTTATGAGCCCGACGAGCTACCAGACTGCTCCACCCCGCGTTAAAGCTTTTTCTAAAGTAAGTGGATACTAATTCCTAGCTCCCACATTGTCCAGGACTTTTTACAGATCTTTTTTATCAAGTATCTCACCGACCCTTTCACTCGGTTTAAACAACAAATATTTTTATTAAATATGTGGAAAATATTGCCGATCAGGATACTGGAAGAAGATTTTAGAGGTGAAACCATGGCAACGAAAAAAGAAAAGACACTCATTCTAAAGATTGATACTGATATGTTAACCCAAGAGCAAATAAGAATGATTAAAACTCTACATGGGCAGATTTTGAATGTAGTAACCACCGACGATGAGTCTGAATATTTTAATGGTAGCTCAGAGGTGATGAGACTTTGTGCTTCACTTATTAAAAAATCTTTTTTCGGAGATAATTTAAAAAAAGAATCTTCAATCCCTTATGCCGAACAGGCCCTTGAGTTTTCAGTGGATAGTCTTCAAGACCAAATTTCCAATTCAAAAGTCATTATTTACGATAATTAGATTTTTTCTTAGGGCGTTCAGCTTTGCTTACTTTTAAAGGATTATATCGGTCTCCATAGGCCTCTTTTTTTGCATTCTCTATCATTAACTTCTTTTTTTCTTTAATTTTCTTGAGTGTCTCATAGTAAGTATCTTTCTTGAATCCGTTAAAAGTTTTATCATTAGCAAGAACACCTGTTTTTGGGCCTTTAAGTTTAAGATTGATTGATTTCTTTTGAGAAAAAAATTCACCTTTTAATTTCCCGTCAAGTCCCAAAGCGGATATTATTTCTTTTTTAGTTAGATATGTATATTTCCCAGGGGCCATACCTTCTATAGACAAGTTTTCAATGGCCACACGTTTAAGCTTATCGATGACAATATTATTGGCCTCACAAATTTTTCTAATTTCACGATTCTTTCCATCTGTTAGTCTAAACTCTAACCAGGTTTTGTTAGGAAGTTGTTTAATCACTCTTACTGATTTAGGCTTTACGTGAGTGTTTTCTATCTGAACACCACTTCTAAGACCTTTTAGGATGTTTTCATTAATTGCTCCAAACACTTTAACTTCATAAACTTTGGTGATGTTAAATGATGGATGCATAATTTTGTTGGCCAGTTCTCCATCATTTGTGAGCAGCAAAAGTCCTTCAGACAAATAATCTAATCGGCCAACTGGGTAAATTCTCTCAGGTACATTTTTACAAAAATCCATCACCGTTTTGCGACCTTCTGGATCACTTACCGTCGTCATCACACTTCTGGGCTTATTGAGCATAATATAGACTTTATTTGTTTGCATGGTATCGATGGCCTTATCATCAACTGCAACGACATCAATCGTTGGGTCAACTTTTGTCCCTAGTTCATCACAAATTTCACCATTAACTTTAACACGTCCACTGCATATTAGTTCTTCTGCCTTTCTTCTAGAAGTCACTCCACAGTCTGCGATAACTTTTTGTAAACGAATTTCTCTTGATTTAGACATACCTGTTCCCTTTCTGCCTCACGGCAGTAATACATAAAAGATTACACTTTCATAAACTTATAAATTTAAAAAAGCAAGAGGTGTGAAAAATGTTAAGAATTAGGATTTTCTGGATTATCCAAGAAAGACAAATCAATATCTAATTCATCTGCCTGCGCTAGCATTTTAGCTGTAAGAGCATCAATGTCGATTTCTTTTTGTTCTAAAGATTTATCATTTAGGTCTAATTCATCTTTTTCACATTCACTGGCCTGAATTTTGTTGAATGCCTCATCTAGGGCAATCGATAATGCATTTTCTGCATCGGTACTATCTTCAAACAGTTCATCATCTTCAGACATAGATTCATAGGTTTCATCAACCATCTCTTCAATCAAGTCTTCATCAATATCAAATTTGACTGCTTCTCCAGTATCTAAGTCAATCATTTCAAAGTCATCGTCAGTCTCGGGAACATTGAAAGGCCCGGCCAAAAGATCACTGACGACACTAATATCATCGGGAATAGCAAAAAGTGCAGATGAGGCAGCTTCAATATTTTGATATCTTATTTTATCCATTTCAACAAATTCTTCTAAGAGTTGAAAGGCAGATTTAATATTTTCATTCTGATTATTACTTCTTTTTTTCTCTTCTACTTTTAAACTGTTAATAAATGGAGTCTCAGGAATGATTTCATTAATTTGTTCACTAAGTTTATCAAGTTCTTCTAATTCATCGAATTTAAATTTTTCCTTGTCTCCAGCGCAAATAGACTGTATGTCTGAAATTTTTCCAAGTTCATTTTGTTGTGATAACTCAGTCAGTTCATTTTCTGTTGGTAGTCCAGATAAGTCACTTAGATTAAAAACCTCTAAGAACTCTTGAGTTGTACCATAGACAACAGGTCG
Proteins encoded:
- a CDS encoding MFS transporter, with product MHLSKIANFLEDNRLTLLLSSIILSSIMSTSILSVITPELASNFEFHLNDFQIRNVLFFSIFAGFLLVSGRIADSYQTKKVLLFACGLFLISCIGSTFAIINKSWVFFLCFQSIQALSDAFFVPVILKLIRTNTPKEKLGTSMGIFVSALTVGGILGPIIGGFLADFNFWKYCFVILFIFCFMGSFFSQKYLKSDLMLEKKPIFINLISSFFLVFGIILIQFYSKTNSKLFLLGSILSFLILIIVELTLNKSQKLISTKLFSYREFSNASLQAFFLGIFSNFTILVLPGYLREIYGIEPLYISLGLTLESVVVFFMGTYAGKLGDTKQNLTFTIGYTLLVASTFIFLLPLSLFSGMSTLIFYLILGLSTAFLSPVLNKMALGSIPEQNSGEAAGVFHFVKFLSGAFASGLIIKIFELLSEIKSISNLFITSLTLVVVCIILYCIGLIKEEQSICSDL
- a CDS encoding NAD(P)-binding domain-containing protein yields the protein MNYELLIIGAGPAGISLAVEAIAGGVNRKKIVILEATQEHSFSIRKFYPDNKAVTANYKGKSVICEGVMCLMDSTKQETLSLLDQAIETNEINVHYQERVHKIHQNDDGTFYIESDKGQYTAKTCAIAIGIFGRPNKPNYSIPTNLKDKVHFDITSQDISQSEVLVVGGGDSASEYVQYLVQKNNKVSLSYRKSDFSRMNSINLESLLELEKQEKALVLRKTDINSLEEEGEKVKVYFTSGEKRTYSNVVYALGGSTPENFLKSCGIDFDGKNPILTDGYETSVPGLFLIGDLSAGKKGGSIISAFNSSHKAMKQILKSI
- a CDS encoding rRNA pseudouridine synthase; this translates as MADCGVTSRRKAEELICSGRVKVNGEICDELGTKVDPTIDVVAVDDKAIDTMQTNKVYIMLNKPRSVMTTVSDPEGRKTVMDFCKNVPERIYPVGRLDYLSEGLLLLTNDGELANKIMHPSFNITKVYEVKVFGAINENILKGLRSGVQIENTHVKPKSVRVIKQLPNKTWLEFRLTDGKNREIRKICEANNIVIDKLKRVAIENLSIEGMAPGKYTYLTKKEIISALGLDGKLKGEFFSQKKSINLKLKGPKTGVLANDKTFNGFKKDTYYETLKKIKEKKKLMIENAKKEAYGDRYNPLKVSKAERPKKKSNYRK
- the scpB gene encoding SMC-Scp complex subunit ScpB, whose translation is MDEIKNNEENEDLIDDQFEVNIEALESILNEDKDENIYSIQVKLENSQVEIEEGKENIEIPSEDDIEFELELEPFEENDQEDKLWKIRTGLNEDTLSGAIETLVFMSDRPVSLLQLRKIIDEEMPLRVLRESIERLQKEYEAKHHGIRLMEVAEGYHFRTKPTFSSFVQDLFKVNSLVLSPTALEVLAIIAYKQPISRSDVDKIRGVDSSHIVRSLIDKRLVKVIGRSEDIGRPVVYGTTQEFLEVFNLSDLSGLPTENELTELSQQNELGKISDIQSICAGDKEKFKFDELEELDKLSEQINEIIPETPFINSLKVEEKKRSNNQNENIKSAFQLLEEFVEMDKIRYQNIEAASSALFAIPDDISVVSDLLAGPFNVPETDDDFEMIDLDTGEAVKFDIDEDLIEEMVDETYESMSEDDELFEDSTDAENALSIALDEAFNKIQASECEKDELDLNDKSLEQKEIDIDALTAKMLAQADELDIDLSFLDNPENPNS